In a genomic window of Onychostoma macrolepis isolate SWU-2019 chromosome 08, ASM1243209v1, whole genome shotgun sequence:
- the ddx51 gene encoding ATP-dependent RNA helicase DDX51 isoform X2: MALFTINRYLGEEEDSESSRESRSRALLAKLQEQVKAREQQSVSNRADADEDHQGDKEQKKRKCEEPEMEGVQRKTKKSENERKTDLTDEVASSAKKKKKQKTLSTEKESVNTEITETSESGLEESKKTEESVDPQISQEPKAENGSSQTSFHILGGFQEKTVQKVKRVLPQWLAQPDVIQRDIKNNLIPMSEVPGICPTLLKKLETNGIQNFFPVQAEVIPAILESVSSGLLLGPGGYRPRDICVSAPTGSGKTLAFVIPVVQALSKRVVREVRALAVLPTKELAQQVSKVFSTYTEGTSLKVVMITGQKSFDAEQTALSEIRGGVSHSLADIVVATPGRLVDHINKNSNFSLQHLRFLIIDEADRMIDGMHQSWLTQVTKAVYRSPGDTQTSVFRRVLPGPITVASLSPPQIPLQKLLFSATLTQNPEKLQLLDLHQPRLFSSTHRSTETSTQSQDTFNFPQGLAEYYVPCTLSKKPLIILHFLLRLKFSPALCFTNSREAAHRLYLLVKLFGGVEVAEFSSKLSPSERQKTLKDFEQGKIQLLISTDAAARGIDINGVKCVINYDAPQYIRAYIHRVGRTARAGKAGSAFTFLLEVQEKSFLQMVRDSGSPGIQRHFVKPEALRSMETRYEQTLAELSKVVKEENARKRF, encoded by the exons ATGGCACTGTTTACGATAAACCG GTATTTAGGGGAGGAGGAGGACAGTGAATCCAGCAGAGAGTCTCGCTCCAGAGCTTTACTGGCTAAACTTCAGGAGCAGGTCAAAGCCAGAGAACAGCAGAGCGTCTCAAACAGAGCTGATGCAGATGAGGACCACCAGGGTGATAAAgaacagaagaaaagaaaatgtgaaGAACCAGAGATGGAGGGAGTGCAGCGTAAAACAAAGAAGAgtgaaaatgagagaaaaactGACCTCACTGATGAAGTTGCCAGTTCGgctaaaaagaagaaaaaacagaaaacattgtcCACTGAAAAGGAGAGCGTGAATACAG AAATCACAGAAACAAGTGAAAGTGGCCTAGAGGAAAGTAAGAAGACTGAAGAGTCTGTGGACCCTCAGATCAGTCAGGAGCCAAAGGCAGAAAACGGCTCCTCCCAGACCTCCTTCCACATCCTGGGGGGCTTCCAAGAGAAGACCGTGCAAAAG GTTAAAAGAGTTTTGCCTCAATGGTTGGCACAGCCTGACGTCATTCAAAGAGACATTAAGAACAACCTCATTCCCATGAGTGAGGTGCCAGGCATCTGCCCCACACTGCTGAAGAAATTAGAAACCAACGGGATACAGAACTTCTTTCCAG ttCAAGCTGAGGTCATCCCTGCCATCCTAGAGAGCGTGAGCTCAGGGCTGCTGCTCGGTCCAGGTGGCTACAGACCCAGAGACATCTGTGTTTCTGCACCTACAGGAAGTGGAAAAACATTGGCATTTGTCATACCTGTTGTACAG GCGTTGTCCAAGCGTGTGGTGCGTGAGGTCCGTGCGCTCGCTGTACTTCCCACCAAGGAGTTAGCGCAACAg GTGTCAAAGGTGTTTAGCACATACACTGAGGGCACCAGTCTTAAGGTGGTGATGATCACAGGCCAAAAATCATTTGATGCAGAGCAAACAGCACTCTCTGAAATCAG AGGAGGTGTTAGCCACAGTTTGGCTGATATTGTCGTGGCCACACCAGGCCGACTGGTGGATCACATCAACAAAAACAGCAACTTCAGTCTACAACATCTACGATTCCTG ATTATTGACGAGGCAGACAGGATGATTGACGGCATGCATCAGTCGTGGCTCACTCAGGTGACTAAAGCAGTGTACAGAAGTCCAGGTGACACACAGACATCTGTCTTCAGGAGAGTCCTGCCTGGACCGATCACAGTGGCAAG TTTGTCCCCGCCTCAGATTCCTCTGCAGAAGTTGCTGTTTTCCGCCACTCTCACCCAAAACCCTGAGAAACTGCAGCTGCTGGATCTGCACCAGCCTCGACTCTTCAGTTCCACACACAGAAGTACAGAGACCAGCACGCAAAGCCAGGACACTTTTAACTTCCCTCAGGGTCTCGCT GAGTATTATGTCCCCTGCACCTTAAGCAAGAAACCGCTCATCATCCTTCACTTCCTGCTTCGGCTCAAGTTCAGTCCTGCTTTGTGCTTCACAAACTCCAGAGAAGCAGCACACCG ACTGTATTTGCTCGTGAAGCTGTTCGGCGGTGTGGAAGTGGCTGAGTTTTCTTCTAAACTTAGCCCGAGTGAACGACAAAAAACACTGAAGGACTTTGAACAAGGGAAGATCCAACT GTTGATAAGCACAGATGCTGCTGCCAGAGGCATTGATATCAACGGCGTGAAATGTGTCATTAATTATGATGCTCCTCAATACATCCGAGCATATATTCACAG GGTGGGCAGAACAGCGAGAGCAGGGAAGGCTGGGTCGGCATTCACCTTCCTTTTAGAAGTTCAG GAGAAGAGTTTCTTGCAGATGGTGAGAGATTCAGGCAGTCCTGGCATACAGAGGCACTTTGTGAAACCAGAAGCTCTTAGAAGCATGGAGACCCGCTATGAGCAAACTCTGGCTGAGCTCAGCAAAGTTGTGAAG gagGAAAATGCGAGGAAGCGATTCTGA
- the ddx51 gene encoding ATP-dependent RNA helicase DDX51 isoform X1, with the protein MALFTINRYLGEEEDSESSRESRSRALLAKLQEQVKAREQQSVSNRADADEDHQGDKEQKKRKCEEPEMEGVQRKTKKSENERKTDLTDEVASSAKKKKKQKTLSTEKESVNTGDKETDNEKSVEITETSESGLEESKKTEESVDPQISQEPKAENGSSQTSFHILGGFQEKTVQKVKRVLPQWLAQPDVIQRDIKNNLIPMSEVPGICPTLLKKLETNGIQNFFPVQAEVIPAILESVSSGLLLGPGGYRPRDICVSAPTGSGKTLAFVIPVVQALSKRVVREVRALAVLPTKELAQQVSKVFSTYTEGTSLKVVMITGQKSFDAEQTALSEIRGGVSHSLADIVVATPGRLVDHINKNSNFSLQHLRFLIIDEADRMIDGMHQSWLTQVTKAVYRSPGDTQTSVFRRVLPGPITVASLSPPQIPLQKLLFSATLTQNPEKLQLLDLHQPRLFSSTHRSTETSTQSQDTFNFPQGLAEYYVPCTLSKKPLIILHFLLRLKFSPALCFTNSREAAHRLYLLVKLFGGVEVAEFSSKLSPSERQKTLKDFEQGKIQLLISTDAAARGIDINGVKCVINYDAPQYIRAYIHRVGRTARAGKAGSAFTFLLEVQEKSFLQMVRDSGSPGIQRHFVKPEALRSMETRYEQTLAELSKVVKEENARKRF; encoded by the exons ATGGCACTGTTTACGATAAACCG GTATTTAGGGGAGGAGGAGGACAGTGAATCCAGCAGAGAGTCTCGCTCCAGAGCTTTACTGGCTAAACTTCAGGAGCAGGTCAAAGCCAGAGAACAGCAGAGCGTCTCAAACAGAGCTGATGCAGATGAGGACCACCAGGGTGATAAAgaacagaagaaaagaaaatgtgaaGAACCAGAGATGGAGGGAGTGCAGCGTAAAACAAAGAAGAgtgaaaatgagagaaaaactGACCTCACTGATGAAGTTGCCAGTTCGgctaaaaagaagaaaaaacagaaaacattgtcCACTGAAAAGGAGAGCGTGAATACAG gagATAAAGAAACTGATAATGAGAAGTCTGTAGAAATCACAGAAACAAGTGAAAGTGGCCTAGAGGAAAGTAAGAAGACTGAAGAGTCTGTGGACCCTCAGATCAGTCAGGAGCCAAAGGCAGAAAACGGCTCCTCCCAGACCTCCTTCCACATCCTGGGGGGCTTCCAAGAGAAGACCGTGCAAAAG GTTAAAAGAGTTTTGCCTCAATGGTTGGCACAGCCTGACGTCATTCAAAGAGACATTAAGAACAACCTCATTCCCATGAGTGAGGTGCCAGGCATCTGCCCCACACTGCTGAAGAAATTAGAAACCAACGGGATACAGAACTTCTTTCCAG ttCAAGCTGAGGTCATCCCTGCCATCCTAGAGAGCGTGAGCTCAGGGCTGCTGCTCGGTCCAGGTGGCTACAGACCCAGAGACATCTGTGTTTCTGCACCTACAGGAAGTGGAAAAACATTGGCATTTGTCATACCTGTTGTACAG GCGTTGTCCAAGCGTGTGGTGCGTGAGGTCCGTGCGCTCGCTGTACTTCCCACCAAGGAGTTAGCGCAACAg GTGTCAAAGGTGTTTAGCACATACACTGAGGGCACCAGTCTTAAGGTGGTGATGATCACAGGCCAAAAATCATTTGATGCAGAGCAAACAGCACTCTCTGAAATCAG AGGAGGTGTTAGCCACAGTTTGGCTGATATTGTCGTGGCCACACCAGGCCGACTGGTGGATCACATCAACAAAAACAGCAACTTCAGTCTACAACATCTACGATTCCTG ATTATTGACGAGGCAGACAGGATGATTGACGGCATGCATCAGTCGTGGCTCACTCAGGTGACTAAAGCAGTGTACAGAAGTCCAGGTGACACACAGACATCTGTCTTCAGGAGAGTCCTGCCTGGACCGATCACAGTGGCAAG TTTGTCCCCGCCTCAGATTCCTCTGCAGAAGTTGCTGTTTTCCGCCACTCTCACCCAAAACCCTGAGAAACTGCAGCTGCTGGATCTGCACCAGCCTCGACTCTTCAGTTCCACACACAGAAGTACAGAGACCAGCACGCAAAGCCAGGACACTTTTAACTTCCCTCAGGGTCTCGCT GAGTATTATGTCCCCTGCACCTTAAGCAAGAAACCGCTCATCATCCTTCACTTCCTGCTTCGGCTCAAGTTCAGTCCTGCTTTGTGCTTCACAAACTCCAGAGAAGCAGCACACCG ACTGTATTTGCTCGTGAAGCTGTTCGGCGGTGTGGAAGTGGCTGAGTTTTCTTCTAAACTTAGCCCGAGTGAACGACAAAAAACACTGAAGGACTTTGAACAAGGGAAGATCCAACT GTTGATAAGCACAGATGCTGCTGCCAGAGGCATTGATATCAACGGCGTGAAATGTGTCATTAATTATGATGCTCCTCAATACATCCGAGCATATATTCACAG GGTGGGCAGAACAGCGAGAGCAGGGAAGGCTGGGTCGGCATTCACCTTCCTTTTAGAAGTTCAG GAGAAGAGTTTCTTGCAGATGGTGAGAGATTCAGGCAGTCCTGGCATACAGAGGCACTTTGTGAAACCAGAAGCTCTTAGAAGCATGGAGACCCGCTATGAGCAAACTCTGGCTGAGCTCAGCAAAGTTGTGAAG gagGAAAATGCGAGGAAGCGATTCTGA